A part of Paenibacillus donghaensis genomic DNA contains:
- a CDS encoding putative polysaccharide biosynthesis protein, producing the protein MSKKESFVKGTLILAAAALIARVLGLAQRVPLDHIFDSIGRASFGVSNNIYLMLLTVATAGIPSTLSKMVSERYALNRPEEARQVYHAALLFSVAAGLIMTILLYIGAPFYATHIVNLPESAMAIRAIAPALLLFPAIAMMRGYFQGRNNMMAGGVSQIVEQIARVLTAILLAYLLLHQGYNNTTIAAGASFGSVLGSIAAFGVMIYFAVKLSRKDKEQGLNYDVAQKLPIWGIYKDIFTMSIPIVLASLTIPVVNVIDTSLAVPLLMDQIGRANATDVLGILTNRAQSVAGIPPVLAIALGTSLIPVISAAFARRDVAHMQKQITLALRISILTGMPIVIALAAAAYSVNGLLFAGLEGSGIIAMLTLGTIFQITMMTTNSILLGMGKARISMYYVLAGIIVKLIASVLLSKLFGIYGIIAATAICFIIITLLNLRMLKSIVPFQIMGKRWGGFAIATLVSGGIGYGLNAAGIMLTDLMPARLAFLITCLVVGLAVVVIYLVLLVVLGVITRAEISGYPRALQKLLKPLMKLQPARVRMRE; encoded by the coding sequence TTGTCCAAGAAAGAATCTTTTGTGAAAGGCACGCTGATTCTGGCCGCCGCCGCACTGATTGCCCGTGTGCTGGGGCTGGCCCAGCGGGTGCCGCTCGACCATATTTTTGATAGTATCGGCCGTGCGTCATTTGGGGTATCGAACAATATTTATCTGATGCTGCTTACGGTAGCGACTGCGGGGATTCCGAGTACGCTCAGCAAAATGGTCTCCGAGCGTTATGCCCTGAACCGCCCCGAAGAAGCCAGACAGGTCTATCATGCCGCGCTGCTGTTCTCTGTTGCCGCCGGATTAATCATGACGATCCTGCTGTACATAGGTGCGCCATTCTATGCCACCCATATCGTTAATTTGCCGGAATCTGCGATGGCGATCAGAGCGATTGCCCCTGCCCTGCTGCTGTTTCCCGCCATCGCGATGATGCGCGGCTATTTCCAGGGCCGCAATAATATGATGGCCGGCGGGGTGTCGCAGATTGTTGAGCAGATCGCCCGCGTGCTGACTGCCATTCTGCTGGCTTATCTGCTGCTGCATCAGGGATATAACAATACGACCATTGCGGCCGGAGCCTCCTTCGGGAGTGTGCTGGGCAGTATTGCCGCTTTTGGCGTGATGATCTATTTCGCGGTCAAGCTAAGCCGCAAGGACAAGGAACAGGGGTTAAATTATGATGTGGCCCAGAAGCTGCCGATCTGGGGAATCTACAAGGATATTTTTACCATGTCGATTCCGATTGTGCTCGCCTCACTGACTATTCCTGTCGTCAATGTTATTGATACCTCGCTCGCCGTTCCGCTGTTGATGGATCAGATCGGCCGTGCAAATGCAACAGATGTGCTGGGCATACTAACGAACCGGGCCCAGAGTGTCGCGGGTATTCCGCCGGTGCTGGCGATCGCGCTGGGCACCTCGCTGATTCCTGTCATCTCGGCTGCATTCGCCCGCCGGGATGTAGCGCATATGCAGAAGCAGATTACGCTTGCCCTGCGGATCTCGATCCTTACCGGCATGCCGATTGTGATCGCGCTGGCTGCTGCCGCTTATTCGGTGAATGGACTGCTCTTCGCAGGGCTTGAGGGCAGCGGAATTATTGCCATGCTGACCCTGGGCACGATTTTTCAGATCACGATGATGACAACCAACTCCATCCTGCTTGGGATGGGCAAAGCGCGTATTTCGATGTATTACGTGCTTGCCGGCATTATTGTGAAGCTGATCGCCAGTGTGCTGCTCAGCAAGCTGTTCGGGATATACGGCATCATCGCTGCAACGGCGATATGCTTCATCATCATTACCCTGCTGAATCTGCGGATGCTGAAGTCCATCGTGCCCTTTCAGATTATGGGCAAACGCTGGGGCGGTTTCGCCATTGCAACGCTGGTATCCGGGGGGATAGGCTACGGGCTTAACGCAGCCGGGATTATGCTTACCGATCTGATGCCTGCACGTCTCGCTTTTCTGATTACCTGCCTGGTGGTAGGACTGGCTGTGGTCGTGATTTATCTGGTGCTGCTTGTGGTGCTGGGCGTAATCACCAGAGCTGAAATCTCCGGTTATCCGCGTGCGCTGCAGAAACTGCTTAAGCCTCTGATGAAGCTGCAGCCCGCCCGTGTGCGCATGCGTGAGTAG
- a CDS encoding DUF456 domain-containing protein → MAGAVYPILPGALAIYLAFFVYGWFFSFASFNVWFWIIQTVIVVALFIADYVVGAWGVKKFGGSRASVIGSTIGIIIGPFVIPAFGLIIGPFLGAFIGELIAGSNASKAAKVGAGSMLGLLSSTVVKIVLQLIMVILFFIWIV, encoded by the coding sequence ATGGCGGGAGCGGTATACCCCATTCTGCCGGGGGCGCTTGCGATTTACCTTGCCTTTTTCGTCTATGGATGGTTCTTTTCCTTCGCTTCCTTCAATGTCTGGTTCTGGATCATTCAGACCGTAATTGTGGTTGCGCTGTTCATAGCCGATTATGTCGTGGGGGCTTGGGGCGTCAAGAAGTTCGGCGGCTCACGCGCCTCGGTGATCGGCAGCACGATAGGGATCATTATCGGGCCCTTTGTGATTCCGGCCTTTGGCCTGATTATCGGCCCTTTTCTGGGGGCTTTTATCGGTGAATTGATTGCAGGCTCCAACGCCTCCAAAGCCGCCAAGGTAGGAGCCGGTTCCATGCTGGGCCTGCTCAGCAGCACGGTAGTCAAGATTGTGCTGCAGCTTATCATGGTCATCCTCTTTTTCATCTGGATTGTCTAA
- a CDS encoding Cof-type HAD-IIB family hydrolase has product MIAKYRLLALDMDGTLLNDEQIITPETVKWIQKAVDAGVHVCLSTGRAFQSALPYAEQLGLQTPMVTVNGSEVWRAPHEVYRRSLMDPQLVSQMYSIAKKYDIWFWAYSLDQVHKQDNWDGDVSGREWLKFGYHTEDDELRHKLLLLLQDMGGLEITNSSPHNLEINPLGVNKATGVEQVCQLLGINMSEVVAVGDSLNDLAVIQAAGLGVAMGNAQKTVKQEADAVVASNNEDGIAEVIQKYVLSEVATSGGGRRGK; this is encoded by the coding sequence ATGATTGCCAAATACCGCCTGCTTGCACTGGATATGGATGGAACCCTGCTGAATGACGAACAGATCATTACCCCTGAAACGGTAAAATGGATTCAAAAGGCTGTGGACGCCGGCGTGCATGTATGCCTGTCCACGGGCAGAGCCTTCCAAAGCGCCCTGCCGTATGCCGAACAGCTGGGACTGCAGACCCCAATGGTAACGGTCAATGGCAGCGAGGTGTGGCGTGCGCCGCATGAAGTGTACCGCCGCTCGCTGATGGACCCTCAGCTGGTATCGCAGATGTACAGCATCGCCAAGAAATATGACATCTGGTTCTGGGCGTATTCCCTCGATCAAGTACACAAGCAGGACAATTGGGACGGTGATGTGAGCGGCCGGGAATGGCTCAAATTCGGTTATCACACAGAGGATGATGAGCTGCGCCACAAGCTGCTGCTGCTGCTGCAGGACATGGGCGGACTGGAGATTACGAATTCCTCTCCCCATAACCTGGAGATCAATCCGCTCGGCGTCAATAAAGCCACCGGTGTGGAGCAGGTATGCCAGCTGCTGGGAATCAACATGTCCGAGGTGGTTGCTGTCGGTGACAGCTTGAACGATCTGGCTGTGATTCAGGCTGCCGGACTCGGAGTAGCTATGGGCAATGCCCAGAAGACCGTGAAGCAGGAAGCCGATGCCGTGGTAGCCTCAAACAATGAGGACGGCATTGCAGAAGTGATTCAGAAGTATGTGTTGTCTGAAGTGGCCACCTCAGGCGGGGGCCGCCGCGGGAAGTGA